One Fibrobacter sp. UWB2 DNA window includes the following coding sequences:
- a CDS encoding alpha/beta fold hydrolase, translating into MSEKWIWLPDWASNLGIWEDDLMDVAPSANHNYVQYSQLAEFLEKPEDIPEFKKASTVVAWGLGALSLMCSTAGPQKGQKWILLSPYADFCDEIGNWTVPNLHFMAHQLETTTEPALKAFMELFEEDFGDWQDDWFDEAKKYDADSLAKGLMYLASHKVESVIPNSENIQVLYGRLDATVQPEWTLKLKEFLPNAEFKERPKAGHWPPMLLL; encoded by the coding sequence ATGAGCGAAAAATGGATCTGGCTGCCTGATTGGGCCTCAAATCTCGGGATTTGGGAAGATGATCTGATGGACGTAGCTCCTTCGGCAAACCATAATTATGTGCAGTACAGCCAACTGGCTGAGTTTTTAGAGAAACCGGAGGATATTCCGGAGTTCAAGAAAGCTTCTACGGTAGTCGCCTGGGGGCTTGGAGCCTTGTCGTTGATGTGTTCTACGGCGGGTCCGCAAAAGGGGCAAAAGTGGATTTTGCTTTCTCCATATGCAGATTTTTGCGATGAAATCGGTAACTGGACTGTGCCGAATTTGCACTTTATGGCGCACCAGCTCGAAACGACCACGGAGCCAGCACTCAAGGCTTTCATGGAGCTTTTTGAGGAAGATTTTGGCGACTGGCAGGACGACTGGTTTGATGAAGCCAAGAAGTATGATGCTGATTCGCTTGCCAAGGGCTTGATGTACCTGGCATCGCACAAGGTGGAATCTGTAATCCCGAACAGCGAGAACATCCAGGTGCTTTATGGGCGACTGGATGCGACTGTCCAGCCGGAATGGACGTTGAAGCTTAAGGAATTCTTGCCCAATGCGGAATTCAAGGAACGCCCCAAAGCCGGCCATTGGCCGCCGATGCTGTTACTTTGA